In the genome of Hydrogenispora ethanolica, the window TACAATTCCTCAAATATCCATAAATTAAGCGCCCATTCCTTTCGAGGGATGGGCGCTCTTGACTCTCGGTTCATGTTGAATACGAGTTACCCTTTGGCGTTCAACCGGTTGCCCCGCGTCAGCGGCGCCCAGCGCGCCTCATATTTTCTCATCAATTGACGCTGCATCCGGATCTTTCGCATTTCCGCCCCGATACGCTCCCGTTCCGCCTGAGCCTCCCGCAACACGCTGTCGCTCCGCTCCAGTACCGCGGCTTGTTGGGCCGCGACGGCCCGGATGACATCCGCCATTCCAGCTTCGGACCGCTCGTCGCCGGTCTCGGTCAGATCCCGATCCACAGCGGCGAGCTCCTCAATGAGCGCCGCGCGCTCGCGCAGCAGGCGCCGGATACCTCTCATCTCCCGGCGGCGGATAAAACGGCTCTGCGTTTCGGTATTCGCGGCGATCTGTTCCAAAATCCGCTGTTTCCGCAGCAGGCATTCATGCTTTCCAGCCCGGCTCATGTCGCTCAACTCCCTGAAAGATAGGATTGCAATGCGGACAGTTGCGCGTTCATCTGGGAGATATACGTTTCCAAGGCGGAATACTGTTCGTAGAGACGATCTTCCTCATCGTCCAGGCGGTCTTCTTCCTTGTCGATCTTCTCCTGATAATCGTTGATCATGTCGGTCAAGGTATTGTCCGTATTCGACGCGTCATTTTCGATACCGGCCTTCTCCAACAAAAACCCTTTATTGCCGCTGTTATCCCGGATGCTGGAGATGTTGTCCTGAATGATGTCATAAAAACGGTAGGCAATCCCTTCCTGTTTATAGCGGGTCTGCCGCTCGGAGGAGCTCAGTTTACGGACGGTGGTCGTCCCCGAGTAATCGGAGGACTGCTGGGTGAAAAGTTCCATCACCTGATCGGGATCGCTTTGGATCGCTTCCTTCAGCTTATCCTCGTCAATATACAGTTTGCCCTTTTCATCATAGGTCCCCGTGGTGATCCCGATGCTGGCCAGAGTGGACGACTGACCGGAAATCGAATCATAGAGAGCCATCCGCAGGTCGTCGAGGAGACCCTGCAAAATGGAATCGTTGCTCAACAACCCGGTTTTGGCCTTTTCATTCCAATTCTCGATCTCCTCGTCGGACATCTCATCTTCCTGCGCCTCAGTGAGCGGCGGATAGTCGGAATCATACTCGGCCGAGAGTTCGCCGTTGATGGTGCTGATCAGCGCATTATAATCGTCCACAAAACTCTCAATACTGTCGTAGATGGCGTCGACATCCTGGGTGAGCGTGATCGTGGCGGCCTCGGTGGTCTCTTGATTGAAGGTATAGGTAACGCCGTCCACCGTTACCGTATTCGAGCTCCGGGTCAAACTCTGCCCGTCGATAGTCACCTTGGCATCGGTCCCGGCGGTGGATTGGTTCAAAGCAGCCGACAAGAATGTACTGCCGCTCTCGCTCACGGATAAGGTTTTTTGCGCGCCCGTCGTGGTGGCAGTCAACACCAGTCGGTCGTTCAACTCATCGTATTTCAGGGTCGCTCCGGCGTCACTGTTGTTGATTTCGCTGATCATTTCCGAGAGCTTTGTATCTTTGTCGAAAGTGAAACTGACGCCATTGATGGACAATTCGACCTGGCCGTCTTCATTGAATTGAAAGCTGCTACTCATCGTGGTGGCCAGCGTCTCCAGCGTATCGGTGGTGCTGATCCGGTTGGAGAGTGTGGTGCTGCTAAAGCCCAGGGCGGTCAAGGCGCTGGAACTGCCGGAACTGCTCGGTTTACTGATCGTTATCGCTTGGACGCCGCTATCGGTGGCGGATTGGATGGTCAGGATCCCCGATTCGTCTTCGCTCACCGTCACCTTGCCCTCGCCCACCGCATCGTCGATGGCTGCCTGGAGCGAATCCAGATCCGTCACCGAGCTGTCCAGAGTCACCGTGGTCTGCGTGCCATCCAGCGAGATAACGAAACTGGTACCGGCCAGTGAATCATAATCCGCCGCCGTGGTTCCCTGGATATCCGCTGACAGCCGGCTGCCGGTCGCCAGCGACGCCGCCGTGGCCAACTGGCTGACCTCGACGGAATGGGTCCCGGACGCCGCGCTGCTGGTGTAGCTCGCCGTGACTGCACTGGAGCTGCTGGTGACGGAGAATTGTTGAAAAGTCGTCTCGCTCATCAAATTGCTGGAAGAAGTAGTATCAAAATACTTGCTGGCAAATGCCTGAATATCTTCGATAATACTCCGGTATGCTTCCTGGCGCCATTCCGCCAGCTGCTGTTGCTGCTGCAGTTTGTTCAATTTGGTTGCTTTGGCGGTCATCAGCTGTTCGACGATGGAATCCACGTCAAGGCCGGAAGATAGACCGCTGATTACGGTTCGGCCGTTGACAGTGGTCGAAGATATGCTACTGCTGGAACTGGACATTCGTCTCGCCTCCTTGCTTTTTTCGGTCAGGAACTCTTACAGCCTGGCAATCCGCATCGGTTAAAAGATGCGCGGTCAGGTCAAGAAATCCACCAGGCTTTTCCCGATCACTTTCGCCCCCACCGTCAAAGACACCTCATAAACATATTCGGCGCTCGTCAAATCGATGGAGGCTTCGGCCACGTCCACATCTTCATTGTTGCTCATGAGAGTGGTATAGGTCTCGACATCGTTGCTGATCCGGGTTTTGGCCATGCTGACGTAGTTCATTCTGGCTCCCAAGTCGGCGCGGGCATTCAGTACCCGTTCGTAATCGGCATCCAAGTCGGTGAGCACATCATCCAGATTCAGATCATGCGTCTCGACTGTGACGGTCGCCGGATCCGCCGAATTGTCGATTTCGGCCGTTTGATAACTTGTTGCGCCGTCCAACCCCAACAACAGTTTGTCAATGGAATCGAAGATGTTTGTTCCGGTTCCCTGGCCGGTGACGTCCTGGCCTTCGACATTCACCGCAATCTGAGAGCCAAAACCGATATTATACTTGATGGTCTGCGCCGCCTCGCTCTGATACATCTGGTCGGCGTTACTGGTGCAAAAGTCGGTGAAATCGCTCTCACTGACCTCTGTTGAGGTCGGTCCGCCAAGGCTGAGATATTGACCCTTGAAGGTAACCTTATCCCCCGCTGCGGTCGATTCAATGGCATACGGCGCCTCATCGGTGTCATATCCGGCAAAAATATAGCGCCCGGCGTACGAGGTGTTCATCACATCGACCACTTGCTCTTTTAATTCCCCGACCTCTTCTTGGATGGCTACTTTATCGCTGTCGCTCAAGGTATCGCTGGAGGCTTGAACCGTCAGCTCCTTGAGCCGTTTGATAATATCGCCCAAGTCGCTCAGGGCGCTGTCGGTCACTTCCTGCCAGGAGGCGGCGTTCTCGACATTCTTCTGATACTGCTCCGCCTTGGCGACATAGTTGCGGTATTTAATGGCCCGCGTCGCCACCACCGGATCGTCCGAAGGCAGCTGAATCTTGGATTGAGTGGACGCTCTCTCCTGCGCCTCGCTCAACCGCTCCAAGTTTTGATTGAGATTCCAGACCGCCTTGGCGGTCATCATGTTGTTGGTAATCCGCACCGCTATCACCCCTATTCGTTGACCATGTCGATGGTCGTCTGATAGATCTCATTCCAAGTCGTCACCAGTAACGCCGAAGAATTGTAGGCCTGTTGGTATTTGGTAAGATTGGCCGTCTCCTCGTCGGCAGAGACTCCGGAAACCGAAGTCCTGCGCTCATCGATGTTGTTGGCGATGGTACTTTTATTGTCAGCCAGGCGTTGGGCATAAGAGCTACTGGTGCCGAGCGTGGAGATGATGGAATTCATGAAATCCTCGGGCGTGCCCTTATTGAACATCTGGCTGTCCTGGCAAAGCTCGATCAGGTCGGCGATGTTTTCACTATTATCCGCTTGACCGGCGCTGGAAGACGCCGCAATCTTCCCCACATCCTCCTGAATATCCAGAGCCACGGAGATATTGGCGGCGGTGATATTGGCATAGCGCGACTCGGTATCGCTGCCGCTGTTCATGAAATCTTCCGACGAACAATCATCGTAGGTAAAAAAGCGGATCCCGGTGGAGCCGTCGCTGCTGTAGCCGCCGGCGTGGCCCGCATAATAAGTATTGCCGTCGGCGTAAATACCCTCATTGAAGGCTTCGGCGAAGGTCCGGGCGAATTCATCCAATTGGCTCAGATAATAAGGAATGCCCTTGTACTCCGACCCGCCGGCACCATCCCGGATGTCGAGATAACCCTTAAGCGCGCCGCTATCGGGCTCGAAGGCCTCTCCCGTATCCTGCCACTGGATTTGATACAGGCCATCGCTGTCACTGGTGCACTCCAATTGCCGGGCTTTGTCGCCGCTGACCAGCGTGGAGCCATTGACAGTGACATTCAGAATGGTGTTAACGGTGCCGTCGGGGTTGGTTCCGACCACCGTTTCGCTCACGCTGATGTCGACGAGTCCGGAGAGCTTGTCAAGCAGCAACGTGCGCTGATCCTCCAATTCATTGGCTGTCGCGCCCCCGGCCGTCGCCTGCTGAATCTGGTCATTCAATTTGGCGATCTGCTGGGCGTAGGAATTAATCTGATCCACGGTCGTTTTGACCGAGGTATTCAGATCATCGCGAATCATCTCCAGCTGAGCGGCGGCGTTATTGAGATACTCGCAGAGTGAGTTCGCGGCCGCCTCGACCGAAGTCCGCACCGAAGTATCACTCGCATTATTGGACAATTCTTCGAGAGCGTCATAGAAATCATTCATCACTGTCGAAAAACCATCGTCCGTCGAATCGCTGAAGACTGTCTCGATCTCCGTCAGCGCATCGGCTTTGACCTCCCATTCGCCCAGGGAAGTATTGGCCCGCCAATACTGATTGTCCAGACTGGCCTGGCGGATTCGCTCGACCGAGGTCACCTCGGACCCTCCGCCAATGATCACTCCCCCGCTGGTAGAGGCGGGCGTGCTCACGGAGGTCTGGGCTACCGTCTGCCGGGAATAGCCCTCGGTATTGGTGTTACTAATATTGTTGCTGGTAACCGACAGCCCGGCTTGACTGGAGTATAAGCCGCGCGTGGCGATGCTGAGACCCATAAACGTAGAACTCATTTGGATCACCTTCCCTGCTGCAACGAGAACCGCGGAAGATGGCGAAATGGCATACTGCCATCTCGTGCCCTACTTCACTCCCAGTGAAACAGCCATCCCCAGGGCCACGTTGCAGTGAATTCATTTTTTACCGTATCCTAAAAAAGTCACGAACCCAGATCTTCAATCAATTCTGCCAAAAGACTGTCCACCGTGCTGAGGACCCTGGCATTAGCGCTATAGGCGTTCTGATACATCATCAACTTGGTCATCTCTTCATCCAGCGAGACCGATGAGACCGACTGGCGCTGGGTATCGGTCTGCTGGACCAGCGCGCTTTGGGTATCACAATAGCCGCCGGCCGTGTCGCCCGTGGTCGCCACCCAGGAGATTAAGGATTGGTAGAAATCGTTCATATTCATAGATAACCCGTCGAATACGAAATTTTCGGCATCGGTGAGATGATAAATCGCCTCGGCAATGGTGCTGTCTTCCACTCCGCCCTCGACGGAGGTGACGATCTTATCCACATCAGCCACGATTTCCGGATTAACCTGCATATTGCTCAAGCTGAGCGGTTGGCTGGAATCGACGGCCACAAAAAAATCGAGTCCGGCATTGTCGTCCAGATCGGTCCCGGATTGATGCAACTCATTGACCTGGTTGGCGATGGTGGTCATCAGATCGTTCAGGCCCTGCCGCAAATTGCTGATGGAACTGGAGGACCCCGCCGTGTAACTGTACGGGAAGGACGTAATATCCTGAACCCCGCTCTGGTCGCAATCTTCCAGATAGGCTTTGAGGGTACCGCTGGTGATGTTCGCCGTGCATCCGAGACCGGTCCATTGCACTTGCAAGGGGTGCTCCGCCGAACCGTCGCCCACTGTCTCCAGCGTGCGCACCTCATCGCCCCGCACCAACGATACGCCGCCAATGCTGACTTCCAGGACCCCGCCGGACTCCTGGACCTTGATATTGGCCAGGCCGGACATGGTATCCAGCAGGCTGTCCCGCTGGTCCCGCAGATCGCCCGCTTCTCCGCCATTCAGTTCCAACTGGGTGATCTGACGATTCAAATCGGCGACTTGCTGCGCGAGAGCGTTCAGTTGGGCCACTCCGTCCTGGACTTGAGCCACCGCGTCCAACTGCAACTGTTCCAGTTGTTCATCGATATCCTGCATGATACTCAATAGGCTCATGGCATTCTCGACTACGGACTGCCGGCTGCTTTGGCTGCTTGGGTCCTTGGCCAGCTCTTCCCAACTATTGAAGAAATCCGTCAAGGTCTGTTGCAAGCCGCTGTCGGAACTGTCGTCAGCGGCCTCGAACTCGCTCAAGGTCTCCTGAATCTCCTCCAGGTTGGCCTCCTTGACCTCCCAATAGCCCAGGTCGGCATTTTGCTGGCGATAGGTCTGATCGAGCAGCGTGTTGCGCGCCCGTACCACCTCGGTCATCCTGACGCCGGTTCCGGTGGTGCTCCCCCCGGACTGGGCCACAACCTGTTCCGCGCTGCCGACCTGTTTCCGGGAGTAACCGGTGGTATTCACGTTGGTGACATTGCTACTGACCACTGCTAGTGAACTCTGGTTCACCGCCATTCCGGTGACCGCGATATTATAACCCGTGAAAGTTGAAGCCATCGCTTGCACCTCATGTTCAGATTTTTACCTAAAGGAGTGAGATCTTTCGTTAACTCAGCCATTCTTAACGAATCAGGTTGACCAGCACTTCCAGGATGTTGTCGGTGGTGGTGATCACTTTGCTGTTCGCCTGGTAAGCCCGTTGCGTAATCATCATCTCGCTGAACTGTTCCGAAAGATCCACATTGGACATTTCCAACGTTCCCGTGCTCAAGGTTCCCGAGCCGCTAGTCCCGGCCGCGACCCCGCCCGTGAAGTCCCCGGAATTGGCGGTAGTCGTATAAAGATTGTCGCCGATCTTTTCGAGGCCCGAGGAATTGCTGAAGACGGCCAAGGCGATCATTCCCAACGGTTGGGTTTGGTCATTGGAATACACGCCATAGATGACGCCGTCGGAGCCTATGGTAATGTCCTGAAGGTCGCCGGACTCATAGCCGTCGACGCTGGCCACCGAGATGCCGGAACCGGTGCTGGAGCTATAATAGGAGATCTTGCTGAAATCCAGGCTGACCTCGAAGGCGGCCGCGCCGGCGTTGGAGCCTTGCGGCGTCAGGGTAATGGTCGGGTTGGTGTCGTAATTGGTCGTATCCGTGGTCACGATCTTGCCGCTGCTGTCGAACTCGATATAGCCGCTGGCGCCGCTGACCGCCAGCGCGGAAGTGTCCGTGGAATCCACCGTCCAATAATAGGAAGTCGTATTGGTCGTCTCGTCCGTATAACACTTATATAAATTGGCCTTCACTTCATAACTGTTGCCTAAGGCGTCATAAACGGTCATGGTCGTCGACGCCGACGCCGTGTCCGGCAGCGGTATGGTGATCGTGTTCAACGCCGTGCCGTTCGCATCCTCCGCAGGGTCGAGGCTGCCGGTGATCGAGGCCGCGGTGGTGGCCTGCGGTGCAATAATTTGTTTATTCCCGTTGGTGCTGTCCGAGAAGAGATTCAAGGGCTCGACATCCTGCTGCGTGTTGAATACGTAATTGCCGTCGCTGTCCACGCTGTACTCTTCCCAGCCGCAGACCTTGTAGCCATTCACCACCAGGTTTCCTTCCTCGTCCACCCCGAAGTTGCCCGCGCGCGTGAATTGATATTCGCCGACCGAGCCGCCCTGGACAATGAAGAAGCCGTCGCCGCCGATGGCCACGTCGGTATAATTGCCGGTCGACTGGGTGCTGCCCACGCTCATATTGGTGGTGACAGCCGCCACGCTGACCCCCAGGCCGACCTGAATGGGATTGGTGCCGCCGGTGTTGGTCGTGGCATTCGCGCCCGTGGCGCTGCTGAGCGTCTGACTTAATAAATCACTGAAGCTAACCGTCTGGGCTTTATAACCGGCCGTATTGACATTGGCAATATTGTTGCCGATCACATTGAGCTTTTGCTGTTGCGCCTTAAGCCCCGAAACGCCCGAATACATGGACGTCATCATCTCGTATTACCTCCTGCCTGATATCGCTATTTCTTCCGTCATTCAGAAATAGGCATCAGCCTCCCCGAGCGGGGTCCAGCTGAAAAATGGTTCATTGCATTGGAGTCCCATGCCTATTCGCTCGCTGTGCCGTTGCTCACCGCCAAGACCGAACCGAGCTCCACCAAAGTGCCGTCAACCGTCAGGTAGGTGGTGCCGTTTTTGGTAATCACCGATTCCACTGTCCCCGATGCGGTGCTGGTCGCTCCGGTGGTATCGGTGGTCTGGTAGGTCACTTCCTTGCCGAGCATACTGTAGGCTCTGGTAGAATCCATCCCCGTGACCAACTCGTTCAAGCGCTCCAAAGAGCTCATCTGGGCCATCTGCGACACGTATTCGGTATTGCTGACGGGATCGAGCGGATCCTGGTACTGCAGCTCGGTGGTGAGCAATTGCAACAACGATTCAAAATCCAGGGATGTGCTGGAAGAAGTGGAACTGGATGAACTGGTCGAATCCGTGGTCGTGCTGGGAGTGATCCAATAGGAATCTGTCACTGAACTGGTACTCATACTCTTTTCCTCCTTTTTTGATGCGGACAATCCCCGCCCGGTTCCGGGACGGAATCCTGCCGTTGTATAAAGTTTCGAATGGCTTTATTAGTTTTTTGTTTAATATCAGGCGGCCGGCCGTGAATTTCGGGAAAATTGTAGAGCGGAGTCTTGCGCTTCCGGCGCGGACCCTTGGGCCGCGGCCATGGCGGGATGGAGGATCATCCGGTATAAACTGGGAGAGATTTTTAGATAATAATCAAGAAAGGCCCTTCCGGAAAGGCTTCCGGCGGGTGAATTTGGGGATGCCTAACTATCTGGACAGGATGGATTCATGATCGGTAAAGAGATCTTCTTTTTCTACAAAGCGCTCATCTTTTCAGCGGCCGCACTGCTGTTGATTCCCAAGCCTTCCTATAAAAAGTATTTTATGTACGGTCTACTCTTTGGCGGTATCGGCGACATCCTGGTGATCATGATCTTTGGAAAGCTATTGCACCTTTTTGAGTATCAGAACCTGGGCATTTTCAACATCGCTGATTCCTTCTCATTCTGGACGCCGTGGGCCTGGATCGCCACATTTGCCTATTTCCTTTACCTTTTGCCCGTCCGCAAGCTTTTCTTGGCCCTTTACATCCTGGAATTCGCCTTTTTCGGCCACACCGTGGGAATAACCCTCTCCAACCTCGGCTTGTTTGAGTATCATGGCGGCTATCGTTATTGGGCGCCGGCAGTTTATGCGCTCTGGTTCTCCCTGGCCGCCTGGCTGTATATCCGCCTGGAAAAGCTGAAGCTGGAGTGAAAGGCTGCCCGGCTCCACGGAGGAAAAAACGGTTCAGCAGCGAATAAGCTTCTCAGCGATGTTCTTTTGAGAGGGGCGATTTTGCAATGAAGGTGTTATTTATCGGCGGGACCGGCGTCATCAGCGAGGGTGTGTCGCGGCTGGCGGTGGAACGGGGCATCGATCTGTATCTCCTGAACCGGGGCAACCGGAGCGCGCTCTTTCCGGAAGGGGCCCATTCCATCCGGGGCGATATCGACCAGCCCCGGGAGATTGCCGAGGCTTTGGGAAAGATGCATTTCGACGCCGTGGTCGACTGGATCGCTTTCACCCCGGAACAGGTGCGGCGGGATATTGAGCTTTTTCGGGACCGGACCGACCAGTATCTCTTCATCAGTTCGGCGTCGGCGTACCAGAAGCCGGTCGGCGATTACCTGATCACCGAGTCGACGCCGCTGGCCAACCCCTATTGGCAGTATTCCCGGGACAAGATCGCCTGCGAGGAGGCGTTGCTGGAAGAATACCGCCAGAACGGCTTCCCGGTGACCATCGTCCGTCCCTCCCTCACCTATGGCAATACCATGATTCCGGTCGGGGTCGATTGCTGGAAAAAACCCTGGACTTTCATTGACCGGATCCGCCGCGGCCAAAAGATCATCATCCACGGCGACGGGACCTCGCTCTGGGTGATGACGCATAATACCGATTTCGCCGGCGGCTTCCTGGGCTTGCTCGGCAACGGCAGGGCCATCGGCCACGCCTTCCATATCACCTCCGACGAGGTGCTCACCTGGAATCAGATCTATGCCGCCATCGGCCGGGCGGCCGGGGTCGAGATTCGGGCGGTCCATATCCCCTCCGACTTCCTGGCCGCCGTTTTTCCGGGCGGCGAGGGCAGCCTGATCGGCGACAAGGCGCAGAGCGTGGTCTTTGACAACAGCAAGATCAAGCGCTTCGTGCCCGGCTTCGCCGCCACCGTCCCTTTCGCGGCGGGTGTGAAAAGGTCCATCGCCTGGTTTGAGGCCCATCCCGAATACTGCGTGGTGGATGAGGAATGGAACCGGCTGATCGACAAGATCATCGCCGCCTACGAAGGAGCCACCAACGCCGCAAAGAGTGGGTTTTGAGCAGGCGGATTGCCGCGGCGCCCGGCGCCGCTCCCGCTCCGGCCCAAAGTGCCTGAGAAAAAAACCATCCGGGGCTAATCATTCCCCGGATGGTTTTTCATGGCTCGACGCTTTTCGATACGATGGGCGAACCCGGATTAAAAGCGTTGTGACAAACCCTGTCGAAGGCCAGGGTGAACACAAAAGCTCAGAAAGCAAGTGATAAAGTCGTTTTTTAATCCATTGAAAGGATGATTTCCGAATTAGAGGACTTTATCACATGGCTTTTAAAAGCGTTGTGATAAACCCTGGCCGAAGGTCAGGGTGAACACAAAAGCTCAGAAAAGCAAGTGATAAAGTCGTTTTAAATCTTTTTGCAAGCTGACTTCCGTTTCGAAAGACTTTATCACATGGCTTTTAAAACATCTCTCCCATGCTGAAGACCAGCTTGGTATCATGCTGAGAGTTCCAGGCCTGATCCAGGCGGATTACGCCGAGCATCGGGAGGTTGTAGCGCAGGCCGATCCCGTAATCCCAGGCGTTTGAGCTTCCGCCGTCGAGATTGCGGATCTGGCCGGCGTCGTAGAATAGGACGAACTCCAGGCTCTTATTGGAGGGCAACCTATAGCGCAGCTCGGTGTTGGCCATCAGATAGCGGTCGCCGATGAGACTCTGGGTCATCTCGCTGCTATACCGGCGGTCATTGAAGCCGCGCAGCCGGTTCATGCCGCCCAGGTATAAAGCGCTGAAGTCGGGATAATCCCCGGTGAGCACCACCGCCTGTAGGCGATTGCCCCAAACCAGATCGGGCGAGAAGGAATGGAACCATTTGCCCTCCAGGGTCCCTTTCTGATAATCGAAATCCCCGCCGAAGTACTGTCCGGCCACGGTATAATCGGTGGACCACTGGTAACCGCCGTCCACGAAATTACGGTCTTGATACCTGAGTTTATTCTTGATCAGGCTCAGGCCGACCGAGTTGTCCCAGAATTCAATGTCCGAACCGCTGATGGGGGCTTTCTCGTCCTCGCTGGAGTCGGTATAGATGTCGGGGATCGAGTCCCGCTGGACGCTCAATTTCACCTGGCCGCGCAGGTCTTTGCCGACCGGGCGTCCCAAGGACAGCGAGAGACCGGTCTCGACCAGATGGATGTAGTAGGGGGTGCTGTCAGCGGGGTACCAGGTTTTCAGCGTCGAAGAGAAATAACTGTCGCTATTCCACATTGACAGGCTGAACGAGGTATTCTTGTCATCGATCCAGGGCTCGGTAAAGGTGAAGCTGGCATTGTTCTCGCTTTCCGAATAATCGAGGTCGATCGCGATATTCTGGCCCAAGCCCATCAGATTCGCCTCCGAATATCCGAGGACCCCGCCGACTTCCCCGTCGTTCTCCCCAAAGCTGACCCCAAAGGAGAAACTGCCGGTCTGCGCCTCCTTGAAATCGAAGATCACGTCGTAGGCATCGGGCGTCGCGCTCTTTTCCAGGTGCGGATCGACGTTGTCGAACAGGCGCAGCCGCATCAGCGTCATGTAATCCTCTTTGAGCGCATTGTAATCGATGATCTCGCCCTCGCGAATCGTAAGCTCGCGCCGGACCACGATCTCCTTGGTCTTTTCCAGACCCCTGATGATGATCTTGCCGTATTTGAACTCCACCAGCTCGACCTGGACAATGCCGTCGGCCGAGATTCCGACCCGGCTGGTCCGGGGCTCGATGAACAGCCCTTTCTTCTCCCGGCAGTCCCTCAGCGCCCTCGCCAGATCGTCCCGGAAAATGGCGGCGTTAAAGACCTCTCCGGGCTTTTGGGTGAAGAAGGGCTGCAATTCTTCGGGTCTCACCTTGGTGAGGCCCAGGAGCCGCACCTCTTTGAGCACCGGATTCTCGACCACTTGGAAGATGACCTTGATCCCATCCAGCAATCCCTCGGTCCGGATATGGACATCCGAGAAATAGCCCAGGGCCAGAATGGCCTTGCCGTCGGCCTCGGCTTTCTGAGGATCGAAAGGCGCTCCGATCCGGGTATTGGAGATGGCGCCGAGGA includes:
- a CDS encoding BamA/OMP85 family outer membrane protein — encoded protein: MLKRLSGLVTLALMLCMAGAWAAPTAAAANPDVVMFDVEGNAQVPAEKILGAISNTRIGAPFDPQKAEADGKAILALGYFSDVHIRTEGLLDGIKVIFQVVENPVLKEVRLLGLTKVRPEELQPFFTQKPGEVFNAAIFRDDLARALRDCREKKGLFIEPRTSRVGISADGIVQVELVEFKYGKIIIRGLEKTKEIVVRRELTIREGEIIDYNALKEDYMTLMRLRLFDNVDPHLEKSATPDAYDVIFDFKEAQTGSFSFGVSFGENDGEVGGVLGYSEANLMGLGQNIAIDLDYSESENNASFTFTEPWIDDKNTSFSLSMWNSDSYFSSTLKTWYPADSTPYYIHLVETGLSLSLGRPVGKDLRGQVKLSVQRDSIPDIYTDSSEDEKAPISGSDIEFWDNSVGLSLIKNKLRYQDRNFVDGGYQWSTDYTVAGQYFGGDFDYQKGTLEGKWFHSFSPDLVWGNRLQAVVLTGDYPDFSALYLGGMNRLRGFNDRRYSSEMTQSLIGDRYLMANTELRYRLPSNKSLEFVLFYDAGQIRNLDGGSSNAWDYGIGLRYNLPMLGVIRLDQAWNSQHDTKLVFSMGEMF